In one Salvelinus sp. IW2-2015 linkage group LG26, ASM291031v2, whole genome shotgun sequence genomic region, the following are encoded:
- the polg gene encoding DNA polymerase subunit gamma-1: MLHLLHLCPFRRPLSSVLRRRLCCTPYSTQQPHSLQGSLPPETRLNPLNIQMLSQNLHEQIFRGAEQVYEDEKVERSIRHLQRHQLWGKEASLLPGVELQLPHMYGEDINDHFRLLAQKQSLPYLEAASKLQQAPLPPMPRDWVWEVGWMRYGPGGEARRVDFPDEAGLVFDVEVCMAEGHCPTLAVAVSPTAWYSWCSKRMIEERYSWSSQLTPADLIPMETPTNSSRTPGGQWRERLIVGHNVSFDRSYIKEQYLLKGSKARFLDTMSLHMSISGLTGFQRTLWMANKHGKRRGLLEVKEHMKKVGRPGRKEGPMIGSWDWVNISSINNLADVHALYVGGEPLQKEAREIFVKGSMADVRNNFQELMLYCALDVQATHQVFCEQLPLFMERCPHPVTFAGMLEMGGCYLPVNQNWGRYLEDSQDTFEELQREMKKSLMSLADDACQLLQDDRYKEDAWLWDVEWDVQEFKQKKVTVSKRKRSKAEAEPAPSTPLRDWDQDPGPPTEEEIAGPCPSREALERLKKMVSRLPKRRQHLPGHPGWYRKLCAKMSEEESWSPGSSLISLAMRVTPKLMGLTWDGFPLHYTEQHGWGYLVPGRRDNLMEPQGEEEDAMGPVCPHRAIESVYREYCEQKGKEQPRCLDNGLSDDLMLTDSTLWQTVEELGRLESVSEEENGGRVTRKSNKEMQDINSLPGESHCPYHHGNGPYNDVNFPGCWFFKLPHKDGNDNNVGSPFSKDFLSKMEDGTLRAGRGATNATRALEINKMISFWRNAQKRISSQKVVWLRKGELPRSVSRHEEYDEEGQYGAILPQVITAGTVTRRAVEPTWLTASNARRDRVGSELKAMVQVPPGYHLVGADVDSQELWIAAVLGEAHFGGMHGCTAFGWMTLQGKKSQGTDLHSRTADTVGISREHAKVFNYGRIYGAGQPFAERLLMQFNHRLSQPEAASKARQMYALTKGLRRYRLSEEGEWLLKELDMEVERDEDGSVSPQDLRRITRLASQSSRRRKWEVAGQRLWAGGTESEMFNKLESIALSAQPATPVLGCRISRALEPQAVKDEFITSRVNWVVQSSAVDYLHLMLVAMRWLMEEHDIDGRFCVSIHDEVRYLVRSEDRYRAALALQITNLLTRCMFTHALGMQDLPQSVAFFSAVDIDRCLRKEVTMDCVTPSNPTGLERKYGLPQGEALDIYQIIDITKGSLGKGR; encoded by the exons ATGCTACATCTTCTGCATCTTTGTCCCTTCCGgaggcctctctcctctgtcctacgGAGGAGACTATGTTGTACACCCTACTCCACCCAGCAGCCCCACTCCCTCCAGGGCTCCCTCCCCCCAGAGACCCGCCTGAACCCCCTCAATATCCAGATGCTGTCCCAAAACCTCCATGAGCAGATCTTCCGCGGCGCAGAGCAGGTGTACGAGGACGAGAAGGTGGAGCGGAGCATCAGGCACCTACAGAGGCACCAGCTGTGGGGAAAAGAAGCCTCCCTGCTGCCTGGTGTGGAGCTCCAACTGCCCCACATGTACGGGGAGGACATAAACGACCACTTCCGCTTGCTGGCCCAAAAGCAGAGCCTTCCCTACCTGGAGGCTGCCAGTAAGCTCCAGCAGGCCCCGCTGCCCCCCATGCCCCGGGACTGGGTGTGGGAGGTGGGCTGGATGCGCTACGGGCCGGGTGGGGAGGCCAGACGGGTTGACTTCCCAGACGAGGCAGGCCTGGTGTTTGACGTGGAGGTGTGCATGGCGGAGGGACACTGTCCCACGCTGGCTGTGGCTGTATCCCCTACTGCCTG GTACTCGTGGTGCAGCAAGCGTATGATAGAGGAGAGATACTCCTGGTCCAGCCAGCTGACCCCTGCTGACCTCATCCCCATGGAGACCCCGACCAACTCCAGCCGCACTCCGGGGGGCCAGTGGAGGGAGAGACTGATTGTGGGCCACAACGTCAGCTTTGACCGGTCTTACATCAAGGAGCAGTACCTGCTGAAG GGTTCCAAGGCTCGTTTCCTGGACACCATGAGTCTCCATATGTCCATCTCTGGTCTGACTGGGTTCCAGCGCACGCTGTGGATGGCCAACAAGCACGGCAAGAGGCGTGGCCTCCTGGAGGTCAAAGAGCATATGAAGAAAGTGGGCCGACCTGGGCGGAAGGAAGGGCCCATG atcGGCTCATGGGACTGGGTGAATATCAGCAGCATCAACAACCTGGCTGATGTGCATGCTCTGTATGTGGGAGGGGAGCCACTGCAGAAGGAGGCCAGAGAGATCTTTGTGAAGGGCAGCATGGCTGACGTCAGGAACAACTTCCAG GAGCTGATGCTGTACTGCGCTCTGGACGTCCAGGCCACTCACCAGGTGTTCTGTGAGCAGCTGCCCCTCTTCATGGAGAG GTGCCCTCATCCAGTAACATTTGCAGGGATGCTGGAGATGGGCGGGTGCTACCTACCTGTCAATCAGAACTGGGGGAGGTACCTGGAAGACTCTCAAGACACATTTGAGGAGctgcagagagagatgaagaagagtcTGATGAGTCTTGCGGATGACGCTTGTCAACTGCTACAGGACGACAG GTATAAAGAGGACGCCTGGCTTTGGGATGTGGAATGGGACGTCCAGGAGTTCAAGCAGAAGAAGGTGACCGTCAGCAAGAGAAAACGCTCAAAGGCGGAGGCTGAGCCAGCACCCAGCACACCATTGAGAGACTGGGATCAGG ACCCAGGTCCCCCCACTGAGGAGGAGATAGCAGGACCATGCCCAAGTAGGGAGGCTCTGGAGAGGCTGAAGAAGATGGTCAGCAGGCTGCCCAAGAGGAGACAGCACCTGCCTGGACATCCTGG GTGGTATCGTAAGTTGTGTGCGAAGATGTCGGAGGAGGAGAGCTGGTCGCCGGGGTCCAGCCTGATCAGTCTGGCTATGCGGGTGACTCCCAAGCTGATGGGGCTGACGTGGGACGGCTTCCCCCTGCACTACACGGAGCAGCACGGCTGGGGCTACCTGGTGCCTGGCCGCAGGGACAACCTGATGGAGCcccagggggaggaggaggacgcCATGGGGCCTGTGTGTCCCCACAG GGCCATAGAAAGTGTGTACAGAGAGTACTGTGAGCAGAAAGGTAAAGAGCAGCCTAGGTGTCTGGATAACGGCCTCTCTGATGACCTCATGCTAACCGACAGCACACTCTGGCAGACG GTGGAAGAGTTGGGTCGCTTGGAAAGTGTGTCAGAGGAGGAGAACGGTGGCAGGGTGACTAGGAAGAGCAATAAG GAAATGCAGGATATTAATTCTCTACCAGGTGAGAGTCACTGTCCCTATCACCATGGAAACGGACCTTACAACGATGTCAACTTTCCGGGCTGCTGGTTTTTCAAACTCCCACACAAG GATGGAAATGACAACAACGTGGGCAGCCCCTTCTCCAAGGACTTCCTGTCCAAGATGGAAGACGGCACCCTGAGGGCGGGGCGGGGGGCCACCAACGCCACCCGAGCTCTGGAGATAAACAAGATGATCTCTTTCTGGAGGAATGCCCAGAAACGCATCAG CTCTCAGAAGGTGGtgtggctgaggaaaggggaGCTCCCTCGCAGTGTCAGCAGGCATGAAGAGTATGATGAGGAGGGGCAGTACGGTGCCATCTTGCCACAGGTCATCACCGCGGGAACCGTCACCCGCAGGGCTGTGGAGCCAACGTGGCTGACTGCCAGCAACGCTCGG CGGGATCGAGTGGGCAGTGAGCTGAAGGCCATGGTACAGGTGCCCCCCGGGTACCACCTGGTGGGGGCGGACGTGGACTCCCAGGAGCTCTGGATCGCTGCCGTTCTGGGAGAGGCCCACTTCGGTGGCATGCATG GCTGCACAGCGTTCGGCTGGATGACCCTGCAGGGTAAGAAGAGCCAGGGCACTGACTTGCACAGCCGCACGGCTGACACGGTGGGCATCAGCCGCGAACATGCCAAGGTCTTCAACTACGGACGCATCTACGGCGCTGGGCAGCCTTTCGCCGAGCGCCTGCTCATGCAGTTCAACCACCGCCTCAGCCAGCCGGAGGCCGCCAGCAAGGCCCGGCAGATGTATGCCCTCACCAAGGGCCTACGCAG GTACCGTTTGTCTGAGGAGGGTGAGTGGCTCCTGAAGGAGCTGGATATGGAGGTGGAGAGGGACGAAGACGGGAGCGTCTCCCCGCAGGATCTCCGCCGTATCACAAGACTGGCCTCCCAGAG TTCTcggaggaggaagtgggaggTGGCGGGCCAGCGCCTGTGGGCTGGTGGTACGGAGTCAGAGATGTTCAACAAGCTGGAGAGCATCGCCCTCTCAGCCCAGCCAGCCACCCCCGTCCTGGGCTGCAGGATTAGCAGAGCCCTGGAGCCTCAGGCCGTCAAGGACGAG ttcatCACCAGCAGGGTGAACTGGGTGGTGCAGAGCTCGGCGGTGGACTACCTCCACCTGATGCTGGTGGCCATGCGCTGGCTGATGGAGGAGCACGACATCGACGGACGTTTCTGCGTCAGCATCCACGACGAGGTACGCTACCTGGTCCGCAGCGAAGACCGCTACCGGGCAGCACTGGCCCTGCAGATCACCAACCTGCTCACAAG GTGTATGTTTACCCATGCACTGGGCATGCAAGACCTGCCCCAGTCAGTGGCCTTCTTCAGTGCCGTGGACATTGACCGCTGTCTGAGGAAGGAGGTGACCATGGACTGTGTGACTCCCTCCAACCCCACAGGGCTGGAGCGCAAATATGGCCTCCCACAGG GTGAGGCTCTGGACATATACCAAATCATAGACATCACCAAAGGCTCTCTGGGGAAAGGGAGATAA